Proteins encoded in a region of the Pseudomonas shahriarae genome:
- a CDS encoding pirin family protein, which yields MLELRPFTSLGGANHGWLDAHHHFSFAEYHDPQRMHWGNLRVWNDDIIAPGTGFPQHPHRDMEIITYVREGAISHADNLGNKGRTEAGDVQVMSAGTGIAHSEYNLEATATKIFQIWIIPNEAGLPPSWGAKPFPKGEREGFVTLASGKHGDHESLRIRADARLVAANLKAGESAEYHLDAGRRAYLVPATGVIEVNGLRAQARDGIAVQDERVLRVTAVEDSEVVLVDLA from the coding sequence ATGCTTGAACTTCGACCTTTTACCTCCCTGGGCGGCGCCAATCACGGTTGGCTGGATGCTCATCACCACTTCTCGTTCGCCGAGTACCATGACCCGCAACGTATGCACTGGGGCAACCTGCGGGTGTGGAACGACGACATCATCGCGCCGGGCACCGGCTTTCCGCAGCATCCGCACCGGGACATGGAAATCATCACCTATGTGCGTGAAGGTGCCATCAGCCACGCTGACAACCTGGGCAACAAGGGCCGTACCGAGGCGGGCGACGTGCAGGTGATGAGCGCCGGTACCGGGATCGCCCATAGCGAATACAACCTTGAAGCCACGGCGACCAAGATTTTCCAGATCTGGATCATTCCCAATGAAGCGGGCTTGCCCCCTTCCTGGGGCGCCAAACCTTTTCCCAAGGGTGAGCGCGAAGGGTTCGTGACCTTGGCCAGCGGCAAGCACGGTGACCATGAAAGCCTGCGGATCCGTGCCGACGCACGCCTGGTGGCGGCCAATCTGAAGGCTGGGGAAAGTGCCGAGTATCACCTGGATGCAGGCCGCCGGGCGTACCTGGTGCCGGCGACCGGGGTGATCGAGGTCAATGGTCTGCGAGCGCAGGCGCGTGACGGCATTGCGGTGCAGGATGAGCGGGTGTTGCGGGTGACGGCGGTCGAAGACAGCGAAGTGGTGCTGGTGGACCTGGCCTGA